From the Candoia aspera isolate rCanAsp1 chromosome 3, rCanAsp1.hap2, whole genome shotgun sequence genome, the window ccctcctgctcaccatcagtgctcatgacatcttaGCAATGCACTTTGCATTTTGGACATGACATTATTTTATAGTTCCTTCCAGCAAGGATGGTGAATCTGTGTCTTCCAAATGTGGTTGAACAGCATCTCTCATAATCTGTAATCACCAGACATGCTAGCTGGAACTGCTAGAATCTGTAATTTAACAGCATCTGGAGGGCTTCATATTCCCTATCCTTGTGCTGTAGGATATTTGTTAAGGAGACCTTGATCCCCCCCAATGTTGCAAGGAGATGACTGATTCAATTTTCATTGCATTTTGTTCCTAAGGGCAGGGCTGTGTGTTTCATCCTCAAGGAATTATTTATTCTtctaagaaaaagacaaaaatatattcAGGACATCTCAGGATAAACTATTCTTTTGCCCTAAAGACCCCAACCAGCAAGGAACAAATCTCATTCTATTTGAATACCTTCTGCCTAGCATCATACTGTGTTCTGTTTCTTGATCATGCTAGGGAGCAACAGAACGTTGAGAACTAATGGTTAtatatttgtaaaagaaaaatatgtttattcagaGGTTTCCTGCTGAGTCCCAAAAGGCATTCTCATTAGTAAATTTAGTTAAAGCTGCAGCTTTAAATGCTCAGATCAATTATTAGTCATGCCAGttttcctttctgaaatgttGAAATATGTTTTCTATAAATTTATTACTCAGTTTATCTATGAAATACAAgtgaccaaattaaaaaaaaaatgaatattcaattgattaaaaaaaaacactatggaCACACTGGTTCATACACAATggttctcactgaagatgttgcccagcctggcaatgaaacatctgcaagaaaacaataaggctcagagagcatcaaggactccactatggacacaatttaaaaatgttatataaCTTCTTATGGCATCATGACAGGAGCTTGGTTGCATTTGTAGCTATAGCTCGATGTCTTTCCTACATTAAAGGCTATATAGCACATTTGGAAGGTGCtgggacagaaataaaatttcaacCTTTATTCACAGAACAAATTTATATTCTGGGACAATCCCAGTTTGAAAGCTGCAGGTAagttgggttttgttgttgttttgaagtCATGGGCAGGTAAGACTATTAATACCTTAGGTTATCTTATTGCCAATCAACTTTTTAAACCTTCTGAATTATTAGAAGGAACTACAATTGTTAAAATTGCAAACTAGCAGTATATTCAATGAAAACATCTCTTGATTTCCCAGTTTGCTTCACAGATTCCACAGATGCATTAGCAGTGTCTAAAATTTCCACATTATTGTTATTTTGAATTATCCTaaatctacagtattttaaaataaaaattaaagttatAAAGGCGGATATTAGTTTTTACAAGAACCCTGGAAGAAAAAGTTGGAATATCCCATATTAACAATCCTACTATTGCCCTACTTTGGTTTAATATCCATGTTTGTAACTATGGTGTTACAAAGATCAGTATAGTTTCAAGATGTAAAAGTATCCTTGAATTATATGCTAAAAATTTAGAATTtatcattaaataaaaatttattgtGCTTaggagacagaagaaaaaaaattacgcTTCAACTTTGAAAACAAACTCCGGATTTAAATATTGGATTGTTGATATGGATTGGCTTTCTGTTTATGAACCAGTTCTCTACTAAGAAGTCTAATGGAAAGAGTGACTAACTTTATTTCTTGTGgtcaaagtttattttaaaattgggcTGAATGAATATTTATATGTTAtatcatattatttattataagccTTTGCAATTTttggtctttttttcctttgcatattAAAGcaatacagaatttttaaaaattaagaatgtattGTGAGTAAGATTCATGCTGAAATgtataaacaatatttttagGGTAAGTAACATTGATCCTCCTACATTTTTTGATAAATTATTGTATCTTTCCCTCCACTCTCCTTCAGTTAAACCGATGCTTTGCTGGAACTTGTGGTATAAAACATACCGCTTGGAAAGCAAGTCAAAAGGAAAACTCTTCGTGTAATTCCTCTGCTAATCAGGGTAAGATGAAATCTGATGGGTTAGGAGCATCTGGCCATACCTCAGCTACCAACCGGAACAGCAGTAATAAAGCTTTGAAGCATGACGATTTAAAGGGGAAAGACAGTAAAAAAGCAGTTTGTAAGATGATGAAGGAATCCAAAATGGGAGAGAAAATGCCTTCACCAAAGGCTAGAGCTGTTATAAAGCCCAAAGTTGAAAATAACGGAAATGCTAAGATTGAAACTTTGTTTGCCAGACAAGATTCTGACCGGGCCTTACCTTCTAGTGGGCACAAAAATGCAGGAAGCAGCAAAAtgtcaaaaaatcaagaaggTAAAACAACAGGTGCCCGTCCCAAAGTATTCCCAGGAATCTCAAgtgtacagattaaagcaaaacCTTTGAAGAAGACAGTTGGAAAGGAATCTCCTTCTCTTATGAGCACAGATACTCTAAGCAAATCAACCAATTCAAGTCCAGATCTGCGGATGTCCATTGAAAAAGATGACCCCAAAGAGGAAAAAGCAGATGAAGGCAAAAAGCAATCAGGTAATATCAGAGAGTCCCTTCTAATTTGCTGCAGAGCTCACACGTTGAAATTATCTtagaaggttttctttttttattaccaGTCTGAAGAAGTTTTAATTATCCCAATTCCTTCTTTTTTGATGTTTAATTAACAATTATAAAGGAAAAATGGCAATAGTAAATATAGATGGGCTCTTAGGAAAATCTCTCTCAAACCTATTAGAAGCTGCATGAAAATACTTCCAGTTAAGGTTagaataaataatgttttctcctttttttctttgtatattatTCAGATAAATgatctggggatttttttttaaaatctgctaatCATTGCTAGAGATTATTGAATAGGAATAATTTCAGTGCTTGAATTGTTTTTGGATAATCAGTGTTTGTAATGTGTATAAGAAAAAGGTTAAAGCTTGTTTATACACATGTTTATACAAGATTTATATGGTCCCCCAGAGTCACATTTCTTGCAATGGGTGGCCATGTCAATATAATAACTAAATAAGAATACACACCTCCACACACACCCTTTAGCAAATGCCCATTATTGAGGATCTCTTGCTTTCtgaattctattttttattatgttgttgtacagttttgaaaacaaaatctgcTATGAAGGTGACTAATGGAGCCTTTTCCAAAAAACACGTTAATGACCTTGAGGCTAATAGTCAAATGAACAGGTATGTTACAAAGTAGGTTATTAGTTTTTCATGTGCTAGGATTTTAAATCCCTGTTGAAAATAAAACTCATCAAGTCTGTCTGGTCAAAACATCTGTGTTTGATTCCAAATTTTGTGTTCTGGGCCATGTTTTgactaaaaaaaaagtaactctCTTTCTATATTGCCAGGACCCAACAAGACCAATGGCTATATGGATCATCTCTTTAAATGCTGATTTATATACTGCTTTCTTACGTATCATATATAGCTCTTAGTAAAAAGAGCTGAGCTCTCCCAAAATTTAGTCAGATATTTGGTCTTAAAAGTGTCCCAGTTACACAGGGAATGGGGAAACACATCCTACTCCCATGTCCATCATTCTTGGATATCTCACTCCAGATACCATTAACAATCCAACTGCACTGTTGTGTCCTTAACTTTCTCATATTGCCTAGAGATATTTTCAGGGGAGGGTCATTTACTTTTGCTTGAATAAAAGGAAAAGCTTCTTCAGTGTCCGGAGCCTGACATTACTGgggctctttatttttttttaaagattataattgcaacagtaaaaactagtacaggaaggcaggcaggcaggcaggctaagaACACTGTgtagtaaagaaaaggaaaagaaatatataaagaagtgacttctaaccatcacaacaagtataaacaattttagtaactatTCACTTTctcttaatttacaaccaatgaacttttcatcccatgtcccatctctaatctataaacaaatacataaagcattgtcatttcagtcctgatatcagcaaaggtccattaagggttgccagaaataacaacatacctcttttaactttgatcaaataaaccaactttatattccttccttttacttctaacacttaatctttagtccattcaagtaatgtcatagaacttgatttcttttcatttcttttttacccctTCTCATACAatcatccaagctttaacaaacctcttttgtaaatccgatataaaagaattatccacatcactcttttggtttattatttgtaattcccttttgatttttaaagcaccaaccaatttcttttatatgtccaatgaaacatctttttccatgtcattcttgtaacctgttaTTTATAGATCCACTTTCACTGAcaactcagtctctgtcttgtcagataaaacttgttcctcttctgtcatttcttccaaaacatatGCTAACTTTGTGTTGTCTGGTTTgggtgttgttttctgtttttgcttgTAAAATTAGTTATTTTAGAAATGCACGTAAGCTGCAGAAATGTTTGATGTATTTATGCATTTTACTATAGCTGTGGATAGAGAACCTGTGGtcctctagatgttgctgaactacagttcccagccagcacagccactgATGAGGAATGCTAGGGACTATAGTTTGGCAATAACCAGAGGGCCACAATTTCCCTGCTTTATTCAGGATCTTTAAACTTGCAAATAAACCAAGCAATGTCTGTTAATTTCAGCGTTACAAGGAAATGCACTGGGAAAAGCAACACTGACCATATACCACAAGCAGTTgtgaagaaaaggggaaatgaaGCTGGCAGTTCTATGCCtcaacagaagacaaagaataTAGCTAATGCTACAAAAAACCAAAGTAAGCTCAAGTTGACTGACTAAATCCTGTAGAAACCATGTTTTCTAACTTGGAATTTTTCTACACAAGGGGTTAACAACTGAATGGACAATGTTATGCATATTTCATTGAGAACAAAGGGAATCCATTCCAAGGAAACAGCCGTTGTATTGGAACCTACTAAAAATAAATTTGGGGAGTTTGTTGCTTTATGGCACATTGGATATTCTTTGAAAATTAGCAATGAGGTTCCTGTGACCACTGCATTCTATCCAGCAAAGCATAATAATTATGGATACAATCATAGAAGTAAATCTTGCATTTTCTCAGGTCTGTAAGAATGTATAGGCGCAAGTTTAGAGAACTTTACCCCAGCAACCGAAGTTTCATTACACAGGAAGTTAAGTAcacaaccaataaataagaaatgaGCGAATTTTAGCATAAAACTTGTTCATGTAAAAAgtctctgtatttttattttttttaaatgatagattttattttttatgtgacAGCAGTACTACTTGAATTACTAATTTAATACATATTTGTTCAATGGTTTGGTTTCTTGAAGGGTTATTTTGGGAACCAAATCAAGGATGCTGGGCCAAAGCCCAAATTCCATTCCTTCCCTCCCCTGGATTCCCAAGGAGCTTGCTCCCACATCCTGCTGCCTTTGTCATTCTACCCTCCTTTGCATTTTACCCTCCTTTGTCCCTGGAATGCCCCAGAGCTCCCATTGCTACTGGCATCATCTGGCACACTTTATCTTCTCATACTCCTACGTCTGTTTTCAGTTCTTACAAACACGTTGACCTAATAAAACTATGGAAACTATATTTTATTCTTGATGGTTTTTCAACTGGAATCTTTATATTAGCATGCATGAAGCATAAGGTGTATTGgtcaaaaaatataattattcatGTCTGTATTTTGGTCCAATGCCTGCTAATTCTTCTGAAAATGAAATACTGATTTGCTTTGTGTATTTTATCATgcttttttccttgtttctttgtctcttttccccctttttggcaggagaatataaaataatactGTTTTCACCCACTAATAACTTATTGGTTCTTTTGATATATGGGTTTTCTTAATAATAAAGTTTGCTATATGGGTTTTCTTAATAATAAAGTTTGCTAAGTGCAATGTACCATAACTTTAATATGTTGTCTTTTTAGGTCTACAGGCAGATTTGTCAAATCCACTTAAGGCTGCCCTTTCTCCaaaacagaatgaagaaaaaagtaTGACACAACACATGACACAGCTAGAGAAACTAACTTCACtgaagaaaaaggcaaaatcttCACAAGTAACTTCAGTTAAAGCtactgcaaaaataataacaaccaaAAACCAAACTCATGCAAAGAAGATTGAAATGACAAGCAATAAGGAACAAAAACAGAAGATAGTTAGTGTACTAAAGCTTTCATCATCAAGCCAGAAGCCTTCTAGAAGCGAATCACCAGTTCTAAAGAACATACATGGAGAAGAGCAAAAGAATTCAGAGCTTAAACTTGAAAACTCTACTTTGGGAGATCAACCATGTGGCAATCACAAATCTAGTCCAGAGAACAAACATGATAGTGGAACATCTTTACTTGAATTACAAAAGCAGAATATACCTATTTTGGAAAAAATTATTCCCCTTGAGGAGGTGGATTGCAAGGGAGATTTGGAACCTTCTTGTGTTTCAGAGCTGAACGTGTCAATGAAGTATGATGAAATAGCCAAACAAATTCATAACAATAATGAGAATGATAAATCTCCTATAAATAAAAAGATGGAACAATGTACTGCTATTGAACTGCACCCTATTAAAGGTCATGAGAGTATTACATGTGGGAATATCAACCAGAATACCACACATCTGACtttaaatgaaatgttaaaatgcAAAACACTTCCAGAGTCTGTTGCTTGCCAGAATTTCTTGGAAACTTTAACAAAAAATGAGAACCATTTGGTACAAGAAAAATCAGTTGTCTGTTTTGATACCTTGGAAGCTGAAAAGAATATTAACCGTGCGAATGGCCCAACACATAGGCTATCACAAACTgccagtgatggttcaaactGTGAACGTGAAGAGAAAAAATCTTCTACTTCTAAAACCTTTGTGGTAGATTCTGAAAGTGCTGACGAATTTTCTGACAAGTCTGCCTTGACTGACTCACAGTTGGCTACAGTGGAATCAGAACCTGCTTCAAAATCTTACATAGGGCAAGTTGCAGAAAAATGCTCATCTAAAGACACTGATACTACAGAAACTCCAGAAAGTCATGAAAATTCAGAAGCTCCATTTACTGATCAATGGAATTTAGGTTCCAGTGCACTCGATCCTAAAGAAAGTCCTGAATCAGATACTGGCAGTGCAACAACATCATCAGATGATATAAAGCCAAGGTCAGAAGACTATGATGCAGGAGGTTCTCAAGATGATGAGGGATCAAATGAAAGGGGAATTTCAAAATGCAGTACCATGTTATGCCATGATTTCCTTGGCAGAAGCAGTAGTGATACAAGTACACCTGAAGAACTAAAAATGTACGATACAAGTCTAAGAAtagaagtaaaaatgaaaaaggaaaactcTGATCTCTTTCGGGTAATTTCAACAAGTGATGAGGAAATCCCTAGAAAAAAGCCTGAAACAACCTGGTTGTGTCAAAGTGTAGAAAGACAGAGTGGATCCAGTGGGAGTAATGCTAATTTTGCTACTACACAATTTCCGCAAGAAGCTGATCAGGTTTCTTCTTCGGCAGATGAGACAGAAGAGGAAaagtctgaaaatgaaaatgttgtaGAAAAAATGCCTCCATCAGAAGTTCCTGTTCAGCAGTTCCATGGGATAGTGAATCTAGCATTTGATGATGCaacagaaaatgatattgaaagtCAAGAATTCTCTGCCACTAAAAATTTTAAGCGCTCTGTATTACTGTCAGTGGATGAATGTGAAGAACTGGGATCTGATGATGGTGTAGAGGTTCATACTCCTCTTCAGTATACTTTGGATGCTGCAACACCTTCTGATGTATTTGATAGCGTTTCCCAGGAGCATCATAGCAAGACATTTTATTCAAGATACTCTCTGGAGATTGAGGATGGATTCCTGGATTGTAAGGGAGATGACAAAGAAAGGTTGCACAAAAATGAGAACCCCTCTATAGATCCTCATGACAGTGAGCAAAAAGTAAAAGATACTCCAGCTACTTCAGTTACAGAGCAAAAATGCATGGAGAAAGCTGAGAAAATAGGACACAGCCAACCTTCCACAGAAGCTAAGTGTGAAGAAAGTAATGGCTTTCAGTGCAATAAAGTTTTAGACAATGACACAAAAACTCAAGGAAGACCTTGTCACTTGGATCTTCATCAACGCGATAATACTGACTTACAGAAGAACAGCTCTACAAAACCTGTAGATCCATATAAGAGTCACTTCCTGGCTCAGGAAGGTAACATGAAAGAGAGTGAGTCAGCATCCCCTGAATACACTGCTTTACCTGCAGGTaatgtacagaaataaaaaatgttatattgagTATTAATGGAATATTAGGGTTATAGCTGGGACTGAGTTTAAACTCTAGTTGGTCCCTTGGGAATTTTATGCAGACTCTTATAAAATTCATATTCTGCATAGTCAAGAATATGTTGTAGCTTGCAGTCCCTGTGGGCATTTGGTAATGTTATCTTGGGTAAAGTAAGAACAGGCTGCAGTTCTATTCTTGAACCTATTTTTTTTCAGGAGGACATTAGCAGCTCATAATCCATTTGTTTGAAAAAAGTATATGattcataaatacacacacacacacgcatactgtatatatatatatatatatgtatatatatatattaaagtggGATGTGCAATAAGTTTGTTAAAGTGTTTCGCATTGTTAACCTGAATAGGTATATTGATTACTGCAGTTTCTGTTTTGCACAAAGCTGGGGATTGGTCTTCGTACTGTTGTAATTAGTGGGACTTTAACATTGACTTCAGAGGAAGCTGGTCTGCACCCTGAAAGCATTTCAGGGTATTCCTAAATTATGCTAACTGGGGGaacatcctttttttaaagaaagagagagagattatgctTTAGAAACCAACAAATATATCTAAACTTATGCTTGCTTCATATAGATAAGTAACTTCTTGTCTAGTTCTGTGTTTCTTTAAACAGGAATTCAGCTCAATATCCCCAATACACACAGAGcacctgaatttttattttaaaatttctgtgtaccaaaacatttgaaataatttgtgtTCAGAATCATATAATTGATCTTCAAGTTgtaactcttttctttttttgtttgcttgcttgttcttGCTTGCAGCTATCCTTTGCATGTACAGTACTTTAAGTATAAGCCTATGGGAGCAGGGGGAATATTTGTTTTTGTCacctttgaagatgacttggcTGAAGTCACTGTTCTAGTGAAcatgtcttcttttcttttttcttttcttttcttcctcccctttcctctttATACTCTCTTCCTTCCAATTTTAAGTTGCAGCTTTAGTGGTTTTAGAAATCCGTGTGCATTAAATGTTGGTTTACATGACTTACCTCTTTTTGTATTagaatttttttctaattctggAGGTATATTGTTAATTGCCAGTGGTACCTTTATGTATAAgccatattttgttttttgttttttttaaatacataactTAAAATCCACAATTTTTTGTGAACTTTGTATGCAGTTGCATTTTCTCCTTACTTCTTATTTGGTTGTATTTGTCCCACTGCACTGAATTAAGTAACCTGTACAGAAGCCCTACAGAGAAAATCAAAAGTTGTACAATTTTTACAATGTGTAGTATTATGAATTATTTCAGGAGACATAGATGATTGTGACAGATTGACACAAACCTGCATGTATGAGCATCGGCCTCCAAAAACCCTTTCTCCAATATACGAGATGGATGTTGGAGAAGCTTTTGAGCAGAGGATGGAGTCTGAGGTGAATTTTCTAGATATGGATTTTGAAGACCATCAGTTTGCCGAACAGGACTGGACTCTTCTCAGGCAATTGTTATCTGACCAGGAATCAAACTTGGACATCAAAAATTCTGTTCCCGAAGACCTGAACTTAGCACAGTATCTCATCAACCAAACACTATTTCTGGCACGAGACAGTTCACAACCTCAGGGTAAAGCACAGATTGACACTTTCAGTAAGTGGACAGAACTAATATCTCCACTGGACGATTCTTCAGCAAGCATCACAGTGGCAAGTTTTTCCTCAGAAGACTGTTCTTCCCCACATGGGGAGTGGACAATTCTTGAACTAGAAACCCATCATTAAAGTATCTTTTTGATACTTTACAGGActccttccctctttttctttccctccctctgcaagtaaatattttgcaatatttccATACAATAAATATTATATTGGTCAGGCATGAGTGGTCCAATTCTAACTAAAATTTATTTGCAGGTAAAATCATTTAAGTGGATGGTTTCTAAAAAGCATTTGCAGccatttttgtcttgtttttcttaGGAAGAATTCTATATGGAAAAAATCTTGGCTTACTGTATTCTTACTCATCACTCAGTCATACCTTCCTGGATGCTCAATGAATTAAAATGGGAATGCAAAAAAAGTAGTgctatccttttttcccctatcATTCTCCATTGAGTAGCTTCTTCAAATAAGAGATTCACAGTGATTATGTCAAGATGTGTGCCGACAGTACTTTAAATACTAGAAATGTATGTTTGAATTTGCCGGAAAGTTTTGATGCAACTGTTTTTGAATTTCTTTATAAACAGCAGCAtgtgggtttgttttctctgacTTGATTTTGtaccttttttgttttgaaaaatttCAATAAATTTTTAAATTGCTTAAATATAAGACAACGCATAACTATTACTGGAATGAATAATAACACTTCTTTTTTGAGAAGGAAAATGTGTTGGTAAAAGGCATACAGTAATAATTCCTTTTGTGGGGGAAATGAATCTGATTAGCAATTTTCAAACAGGATCCATGTATGTCTGTCTTTGGTCTAGAATTTATAACTTTGTATTAATCAATCTGAGCAATAAGTGCAGGAACAGTGCAATATGACTACCACTgttttagaaagtttttttttttatataaaagctCTTTCTGTGACAAAATGCACAGAATTTTTGTAGTTGAAAATCAAATTAATTGCTTTACAGTTAATATGTAAGATGATTTTATATTACTTTTCCTTTAGTATGTATGTTAATTCTTGACTAAGGGAAATGTTTTACATGAACAAAAATTATTTGAATCCATCTAAGTAACCCAATTCTTTATTGCAAGGGAAAGCTGGAAAACACTTCGTAGGGACTTTTTATTTTGGAATATCACTGAGGATGAAACTTGAAATCAAAGTTTCCTTGTGGCAAGATGTATGCTTGGTGTCATATAGCTTGGGATCAGGTGCACTCTGGTCTTAATGTGGAAAATTTTgacttcttttaaaatatgttgaGGGTTCCATGGATCCACTGATCTCCGTTCCAATGGAACTGCTGGGCTTTGCCTATCTTGCTGTAATGAAGGAAGTGTGACCCACAGCATCCCAGCAGTGTATTCTTGCAGGAAGTGTTTAAGGACTCTGCAGTTAATCTTCATTGCACTATTTTACATAGAGGTTGTATCACAAGTGAATATTAATGCCCAAAGTGATAATTACTTATACACCACCATCCTTTCCATATTTTGGATGCATACTGGGGCATTTTCTCTCAACTGAACTTAAAAAACACAGGAGCTAAATTTGGAACACTGCAGACTAATTGAATAATGTTATAACAGGAGGAAATACGAACTGGACGATATGAAATAATCATAGGTTTTATATACTGTTTTTTAGGATTAGCTATAACTTCAACAGCATAGGACATTTAAAAGCAACTGGTTTTATCATTAATaataacttaaaataattttggtCCATTCTCTTGAACTATTTCTAAACTTGTTCCCACAGAACCATATAATTCATTAGGACCCTTGCCTCTGATTGTCAAGTTCTTTAGAGGCATTGTAATATTCCTTCATTCTACAGATTAGCATGGTTTAAATTCGGTAGGTTCTTTTTTTTCATCAATGCCTGCTCAATTATACTGAAGCAAGTTCTTGAAGTGAGCTCAGATGAACATACTCTTTAACTAACACACTATGCTTGTGACATACATACAAACCCATGCATTTCATAGTCTCCACTTGGTGTACAGCAAGGTTCATAATTAGATTTTGTAAGCCAACACTCCACTCATTCCCACTTTAGAGAGTTCTGCTTAGCTATGAGAATTCTACCACCATTCAGCTATAAAGCTGGCTGGCAACTCATCTAATTCACATAATTTCCAAACATAACCCTTGACTATTCCCACTTCAGATTGTAGGTGGAGGCTGAGATGATTGAATATGTCTTTTTCCACATTTTAATCCAGTACAAACAATTGTAGCATAGGAATTAGTGCATTGAGCAGTAAAACAGGATTATTTTTGTGAACTCTTTAGGTttgctttccccagcctggtgctaTCTGGATAGTTTGGACTACATTTCCACAAATTTCATGTCAGGTTGAATATTGTAGAAATCTGATTTAGGTGCTCCTGGACAAGTTAATACTTCTTACACAACTGATATG encodes:
- the BTBD8 gene encoding BTB/POZ domain-containing protein 8 isoform X1, with translation MARCGRDSVSKGSGGPWEENGRKGDERGSSERRRLKELVAEQLRRDMERLLEEEIQTDITFCVGNMLFKAHKAVLLARVPNFFLHVVGRHLNACYNYKAFDLEYLEPSEFKTFLQAAYSSDQGITEAEQEILKKKVSKPELAKENESLKVNSLHNDQICIEQRLGNHERTSDHHWLSCNTAVETDCAASSVAASDIPTEAADAEGDETMSEITSGLGKDLLMLYQNSWFSDINIWIDEKPFEVHRAILCARSSYFSAMLNGSWAESSQEHVTLQGISHAEMTVILHFIYGAVLEFPPKVNAGYILSIADMYGLEGLREIAIYILKRDYCNFFQKPVPGKHQPVLECLAIAQSTGAEHLYDACMKWLVQNFARCWSEKNFANLSSELQNSCLTALIDSLSPQNAAHLLMETNRLLTSLPQVKWTETARTLASRLQEECMAFMVTNFPEIIQSESFLALLQAQAMSSKPDLLDQVFEAVKKDVTTENSCCLLIAMDTLLSSSNVKEMGFMCRIQALRDKLWIFLLQSFFAVRHTEGWKLLKAADQERIQAAAVDKGDDRRPTKKPIFSSSQLNRCFAGTCGIKHTAWKASQKENSSCNSSANQGKMKSDGLGASGHTSATNRNSSNKALKHDDLKGKDSKKAVCKMMKESKMGEKMPSPKARAVIKPKVENNGNAKIETLFARQDSDRALPSSGHKNAGSSKMSKNQEGKTTGARPKVFPGISSVQIKAKPLKKTVGKESPSLMSTDTLSKSTNSSPDLRMSIEKDDPKEEKADEGKKQSVLKTKSAMKVTNGAFSKKHVNDLEANSQMNSVTRKCTGKSNTDHIPQAVVKKRGNEAGSSMPQQKTKNIANATKNQSLQADLSNPLKAALSPKQNEEKSMTQHMTQLEKLTSLKKKAKSSQVTSVKATAKIITTKNQTHAKKIEMTSNKEQKQKIVSVLKLSSSSQKPSRSESPVLKNIHGEEQKNSELKLENSTLGDQPCGNHKSSPENKHDSGTSLLELQKQNIPILEKIIPLEEVDCKGDLEPSCVSELNVSMKYDEIAKQIHNNNENDKSPINKKMEQCTAIELHPIKGHESITCGNINQNTTHLTLNEMLKCKTLPESVACQNFLETLTKNENHLVQEKSVVCFDTLEAEKNINRANGPTHRLSQTASDGSNCEREEKKSSTSKTFVVDSESADEFSDKSALTDSQLATVESEPASKSYIGQVAEKCSSKDTDTTETPESHENSEAPFTDQWNLGSSALDPKESPESDTGSATTSSDDIKPRSEDYDAGGSQDDEGSNERGISKCSTMLCHDFLGRSSSDTSTPEELKMYDTSLRIEVKMKKENSDLFRVISTSDEEIPRKKPETTWLCQSVERQSGSSGSNANFATTQFPQEADQVSSSADETEEEKSENENVVEKMPPSEVPVQQFHGIVNLAFDDATENDIESQEFSATKNFKRSVLLSVDECEELGSDDGVEVHTPLQYTLDAATPSDVFDSVSQEHHSKTFYSRYSLEIEDGFLDCKGDDKERLHKNENPSIDPHDSEQKVKDTPATSVTEQKCMEKAEKIGHSQPSTEAKCEESNGFQCNKVLDNDTKTQGRPCHLDLHQRDNTDLQKNSSTKPVDPYKSHFLAQEGNMKESESASPEYTALPAGDIDDCDRLTQTCMYEHRPPKTLSPIYEMDVGEAFEQRMESEVNFLDMDFEDHQFAEQDWTLLRQLLSDQESNLDIKNSVPEDLNLAQYLINQTLFLARDSSQPQGKAQIDTFSKWTELISPLDDSSASITVASFSSEDCSSPHGEWTILELETHH